CCCAAGCACACCAAGTGGCCGTGCAGGATCAATTCGGCAAAGATTGGACAACTGCCGTCCAGCACGATGATCAGACCTTGACCATTCCGGCCGGCAGCTACCGGATTACTTATCAACAAGGTACTGCGGGTAAGTAATGCGCATGCGTTTGAAAAAGGGAACGTAATCAAAAAAGAAGATGCGGAGTCCCTTGAGTTTGGTATGTAATTTCTTTGTCTGCAAAAAATGCCCTGAAATTCCAAACAAAATGGAATCTCAGGGCATTTTAGTTTGAAGTTAGTGTTACGAGAGTGAGTCATAGTTCTGCTGACTTGGTTTTAATTTGTTTTCGGATATTTTGATTTCCTCGGTTGAATAACTAGGCGGCGTTGGGATTTTCCAGATGTGGTATTCAAAACCGGGATCATTTCCATCCAGTAGTGCATCAAGCTCGTTAATTCCCCGCTGAACCTTGCTGATTGATTTTATATTGTCACTCATTCTAAACGCCCCTCAGCTTTTTGCTTTCCGGTACTTAGACAAACAGAGCGCACCGAAGAAACTCGAAACGACCAACAAGTGATGGCTAATGTGTTTATCTCGTTGAGCTAAGACCGATTAACGATTGGACCGCTTCTCTTGAGCTTCTTTGAAGCGCGTATTGAAACGGTCTAGGTCGATTTGATCACGCGGCGTTAAATGTCCGATTTCTTTAAAATGCAAGCCGTGTTTAGGAAAACTATAAAGACGGCCAATATCAATCCACGAGGGTTGTCTAAGACCGACGACCTGCCAGTCTTGAATCTGATAATACTGTCGTCGAATAAAAGCTGACTTATTTGCATACTTAGTCGTGATCTTGAAACCTGTGACGCGCGTTTCTGTCACACTTCGAACTAACACCGGCCGCTTTTTACCTCCGCTACCTTCGACAAAAGCAACATAAAGACTCACGAGATCATTCGTCTTCATTGAGCCACTCATCGACTTCTTTCGCGTCCTTGAAAACTGTTACTGGTGTATCTTCAGTGCTTTTAAGGAAATGTAAAGTCGCTTTCTCATTCTCGGTTAAAGCCGGCTTAAACGGTAGCGCACCAGTAGCAACAATTCGCTTATACAACATTGTGATTGCTGTCGTTTGCGTCAATCCGAGCCGCTCCAAGACCTGCTCAGTATCGTCGGCTAGTTCCTTATCAACTTGAACCTGTATCCGCTTCTTCTCTTGAACCGCCATGGTAAACATCACCTTCTTGTGGTTTGTACTCATTATATACTACTTTCTGAGTATAAAACAGGATCAACTCTGCATCTGCATAAAAACACCTTGAAATTCCAAATTGCTAGGAGTTTCAGGGCATTTTAGTTTGAAGCCGGAATATGTCACCGAGCCTTTTTCCCGGGCTCATAGAAATTCATATTTCGCTCTATTTCAAGAAAGTCAGATGAACGTTCTTGCCTCTTTGGGATTCTGTGCAATTATCTGAATAAGTTTACGTGTGGGCCCCTTTGAACGACGCCTACCGGATTCCCATGCGTCAGCAGTTTTCGGTGAAACTGCGATAATTCGTGCAAAAACACGTTGCATAGTTGGGGTTGGTTACCAGATTTTTTTGATTTCATCAGCCGAGCAATTGAGCGGTGTTGGGATTTTTCGAACGCGAAATACAAAACCTAACTCTTTCCCGTTTCAGTAGTACATCAAGCTCGTTGATTCATTGCTGAACCTTACTGGCTGATTTTACATTGTCGCCCTTAGCAAATGCTGACAAAAACTCGCTTGGCCTTTTTAGCATTATGGTATCTTCTTGTGTCCGGACGAAAATTAATGAAATATAGCTCAAGGGTGACTACTGAAAGTAACTGTAGGCTCTTGCACAAACTCTTTAGAAGTTCTGCGCAAAATACCAAAGTACGACAAGTTGAATAAAGGTGAAAGTAAGATCATAGGTCAACGCCCATTTGCTGTTTTCCGCTGTAAGAAAATACGCAGCAAAATTTGCAGTGATCAACAGGACATTGATAATCCAGATTAAGCCCTTTGTCCTTTTATCAAGTTTACCTTTGGATGTCTTAAGAATCCAAATGATGACAATCGTAGTAAAAACAATTTGAGTTGCATCACCAATATTCATTCGCCCACCCCTAACCTCTAAGTGATGCCGTTCACCGCGCGTCTTCCGAAAGTGACTTCAGACTTTTAAAATGAACCTTTAGAAGTTTCGCGCAAACGACCACATGATGACTAACTGGATAAAGGCAAATGTGTAGTTATAGGCAATTGCCCAAT
Above is a window of Lacticaseibacillus casei DSM 20011 = JCM 1134 = ATCC 393 DNA encoding:
- a CDS encoding type II toxin-antitoxin system RelB/DinJ family antitoxin; the protein is MAVQEKKRIQVQVDKELADDTEQVLERLGLTQTTAITMLYKRIVATGALPFKPALTENEKATLHFLKSTEDTPVTVFKDAKEVDEWLNEDE